In a single window of the Myxococcus guangdongensis genome:
- a CDS encoding tetratricopeptide repeat protein codes for MHLVRKSVIVLSAVLLLGAAEPSESARDAFARGESALGAGLLEVAAAAYREALAATPGYAPALNGLGSVAFRQGKLKDAIARFVEATQADPLHKMAYFNLGYAARKAGDAATAARAYGRYVELEPEDADGYYGLAESHRQLGDKFKAIAAYQGYIARENRPSEQIWVQKARGYLKSLGASPLPPESPKPLPRAVASAPPASTPGASPETPKSLPGVVAATSPPGASPETPKPLPGVVAAPTTGTLAVAPVTTPSAATADGADLREKGMPPSAAVAPPAATPTAQEPVPFPSKPSAEVAPARTPNPALAAARIRDGDALMKERRYREAAFAFMDASHADEGHVEALFKLGNALAVLGYYGQAVEKWEVAIQLTKDVAIRQSAQDNIARARTKMAQSGASPQAAGQAPGSGPVAETTRAQARRAYEQGVQRIGSRDFATALTHLTQAIQLEPMLAVAYTARGSANIGLRRYAEAAADYQFAMELEPQAASPLYGLAESYRALGRNAEARGLYERYAASSAADVRPQLQEESRQKAVKLR; via the coding sequence ATGCACCTGGTGCGCAAGTCCGTCATCGTCCTGTCCGCGGTGCTGCTGCTCGGTGCCGCGGAGCCCTCCGAGTCCGCTCGGGACGCCTTCGCTCGCGGCGAGTCCGCCCTGGGCGCCGGTCTCCTGGAGGTGGCCGCCGCCGCGTACCGTGAAGCGCTGGCCGCCACGCCTGGCTATGCCCCGGCGCTCAACGGCCTGGGCAGCGTCGCCTTCCGACAGGGCAAGCTGAAGGACGCCATCGCGCGCTTCGTCGAGGCCACGCAGGCGGACCCGCTCCACAAGATGGCGTACTTCAACCTGGGCTATGCCGCGCGCAAGGCCGGGGACGCCGCCACCGCCGCCCGCGCCTACGGTCGCTATGTCGAGCTCGAGCCGGAGGACGCGGACGGCTACTACGGCCTGGCCGAGAGCCACCGTCAGCTCGGCGACAAGTTCAAGGCCATCGCCGCGTATCAGGGCTACATCGCGCGGGAGAACCGGCCCTCGGAGCAGATCTGGGTCCAGAAGGCGCGTGGCTACCTGAAGTCGCTCGGCGCCTCGCCCCTGCCACCTGAGTCCCCGAAGCCGCTCCCGCGTGCCGTCGCGTCGGCGCCTCCGGCGAGCACCCCTGGCGCCTCGCCCGAGACCCCGAAGTCGCTCCCCGGCGTCGTCGCGGCAACGAGCCCCCCCGGCGCCTCGCCCGAGACCCCGAAGCCGCTCCCGGGCGTCGTCGCGGCACCGACGACGGGCACGCTGGCCGTCGCGCCGGTGACGACTCCCTCGGCGGCGACGGCCGACGGCGCGGACCTGCGTGAGAAGGGGATGCCCCCGAGCGCCGCGGTGGCCCCGCCCGCCGCGACGCCCACGGCGCAGGAGCCGGTGCCCTTCCCGTCGAAGCCCTCGGCCGAGGTGGCCCCGGCACGCACGCCGAACCCCGCGCTGGCGGCGGCGCGCATCCGGGATGGCGACGCGTTGATGAAGGAGCGCCGCTACCGCGAGGCGGCCTTCGCCTTCATGGATGCGTCGCACGCGGACGAGGGCCATGTGGAGGCCCTGTTCAAGCTGGGCAACGCGCTGGCGGTGCTCGGCTACTACGGGCAGGCGGTGGAGAAGTGGGAGGTCGCCATCCAGCTCACGAAGGATGTGGCCATCCGTCAGAGCGCGCAGGACAACATCGCGCGAGCGCGGACGAAGATGGCGCAGTCGGGTGCCTCGCCGCAGGCGGCGGGACAGGCTCCGGGCTCCGGACCTGTCGCGGAGACGACGCGGGCGCAGGCCCGGAGGGCGTATGAGCAGGGCGTGCAGCGCATCGGCTCGCGCGACTTCGCCACGGCGCTGACGCACCTGACCCAGGCCATCCAGTTGGAGCCCATGCTCGCGGTGGCCTACACCGCGCGCGGCAGCGCCAACATCGGCCTGCGTCGCTACGCGGAGGCCGCGGCGGACTATCAGTTCGCGATGGAGCTGGAGCCCCAGGCGGCGTCCCCCCTGTACGGGTTGGCCGAGTCCTACCGCGCCCTGGGTCGCAACGCGGAGGCGCGGGGGCTCTACGAGCGCTATGCCGCCTCGTCGGCCGCGGACGTCCGGCCTCAGCTCCAGGAGGAATCTCGACAGAAGGCCGTGAAGCTGCGTTGA
- a CDS encoding PH domain-containing protein gives MTGRDAEMNGRQVFRPRRSLSAAMAAAGLLWVAVLLYLFKFEGVPLKTFLSAGFFILFFGVSLTYYARTLIVVDARGITYRGMVRTRRFAFSDIRNVDVLPGPVTVYAIRGQWGFVHFTSFFLHHQMLARILVERAGLAPLPG, from the coding sequence ATGACCGGGCGCGACGCGGAGATGAACGGACGGCAGGTCTTTCGCCCTCGTCGTAGCCTCTCGGCTGCGATGGCGGCGGCGGGTCTGCTCTGGGTGGCGGTGCTGCTCTACCTCTTCAAGTTCGAAGGGGTGCCGCTGAAGACCTTCCTCTCAGCCGGCTTCTTCATCCTCTTCTTCGGCGTCTCGCTCACGTACTACGCGCGCACGCTCATCGTCGTGGACGCCCGGGGCATCACCTACCGGGGCATGGTGCGCACCCGACGCTTCGCGTTCTCGGACATCCGCAACGTGGACGTGCTGCCAGGCCCCGTCACCGTCTACGCCATCCGTGGACAGTGGGGATTCGTCCACTTCACCAGCTTCTTCCTGCACCACCAGATGCTCGCCCGGATTCTCGTCGAACGCGCGGGGTTGGCCCCGCTGCCGGGTTGA
- a CDS encoding FHA domain-containing protein produces MRFEFQHLGTTTPFELPEGHHLLGGGPEDHVRLEALPPHLLSLHIEGQRLMVEATRTFDVNGVLVPPGVSRLVLPGEVVGLPDTMRLSVLPETPEQRAQGTVAVLKGLLTGLDAAPSRAATLTCLTGLDVGRMHALADTRTDLGRGQEATLRLRDRSVSRNHARIHHEEGVFVLEDLGSPNGVYVNGERVQEPVTLCDGDVLELGRTLLRFQAALDEAPVGPAPSEPPEEDSVSAGPSDVPPPSGTEPSETAPPRRKARAEWWLIGLGGAAALAGLLVTYVLTTT; encoded by the coding sequence ATGCGCTTCGAATTCCAGCACCTGGGCACCACCACGCCCTTCGAATTGCCCGAGGGTCATCACCTGCTGGGCGGCGGTCCCGAGGACCATGTCCGCCTGGAGGCCCTGCCTCCCCACCTCTTGTCCCTGCACATCGAGGGGCAGCGGCTCATGGTGGAGGCGACCCGGACCTTCGACGTCAACGGCGTGCTCGTGCCACCGGGTGTGTCGAGGCTGGTGCTCCCCGGCGAGGTGGTGGGCCTGCCCGACACGATGCGCCTGAGTGTCCTCCCGGAGACACCCGAGCAACGCGCCCAGGGCACCGTCGCCGTGCTCAAGGGACTGCTCACGGGCCTGGACGCGGCCCCTTCCCGCGCGGCCACCCTCACCTGCCTGACGGGACTCGATGTCGGCCGGATGCACGCGCTCGCGGACACGCGCACGGACCTGGGCCGGGGACAGGAGGCCACGCTGCGCCTTCGCGACAGGTCCGTGTCCCGCAACCACGCGCGCATCCACCACGAAGAAGGCGTGTTCGTCCTGGAGGACCTGGGCAGTCCCAACGGCGTCTACGTCAACGGGGAGCGCGTCCAGGAGCCTGTCACGTTGTGCGACGGCGACGTGCTGGAGCTGGGGCGCACGCTGCTGCGCTTCCAAGCCGCGCTGGATGAGGCCCCCGTGGGGCCCGCCCCCTCCGAGCCTCCCGAGGAAGATTCTGTGAGCGCCGGGCCCTCGGACGTCCCGCCCCCCTCGGGGACGGAGCCATCGGAGACGGCGCCCCCTCGGCGGAAGGCTCGCGCGGAGTGGTGGCTCATCGGACTGGGAGGCGCCGCGGCGCTGGCGGGGCTGCTCGTCACCTATGTCCTGACGACGACCTAG
- a CDS encoding YqjF family protein, whose product MGPFLTATWRYLVMLNYEVDPKVLAPLVPRGTELDTWQGKAFASMVGFRFLDTKVRGLAVPFHRDFDEVNLRYYVRHRGPEGWRRGVAFVRELVPRWAIATVARVVYNEPYLALPMRHTVEMDGAEKGAPGHLEYGWKHEGRWHRLAARTRGAPLPSTPDSQEEFITEHYWGYTPQRDGGCAEYRVEHPRWSVWKAEDTVFECDVAKLYGERFVPFLRGTPASAFVADGSAVAVHPGARVSEVNTSLNPSP is encoded by the coding sequence ATGGGCCCCTTCCTGACAGCCACATGGCGCTACCTCGTGATGCTCAACTACGAGGTGGATCCGAAGGTGCTCGCGCCGCTCGTCCCCCGAGGCACGGAGCTGGACACGTGGCAGGGCAAGGCCTTCGCCAGCATGGTGGGCTTCCGCTTCCTCGACACGAAGGTGCGTGGGCTCGCGGTGCCCTTCCATCGCGACTTCGACGAGGTCAACCTCCGCTACTACGTGCGCCACCGCGGACCCGAGGGATGGCGCCGAGGCGTGGCCTTCGTGCGGGAGCTCGTTCCCCGGTGGGCCATCGCGACGGTGGCGCGCGTCGTCTACAACGAGCCGTACCTGGCGCTGCCCATGCGACACACGGTGGAGATGGACGGCGCCGAGAAGGGCGCACCGGGCCACCTCGAGTACGGCTGGAAGCACGAGGGCCGCTGGCATCGACTCGCGGCCCGCACGCGAGGCGCTCCCCTCCCCAGCACTCCGGATTCGCAGGAGGAGTTCATCACCGAGCACTACTGGGGCTACACCCCCCAGCGGGACGGCGGCTGCGCGGAGTACCGCGTGGAGCACCCGCGCTGGTCCGTGTGGAAGGCGGAGGACACGGTCTTCGAGTGCGACGTGGCGAAGCTTTACGGCGAGCGTTTCGTGCCCTTCCTGAGAGGCACGCCCGCCTCCGCGTTCGTCGCGGATGGCTCCGCGGTGGCCGTCCATCCCGGCGCGCGCGTGTCGGAAGTGAACACTTCCCTGAACCCGAGCCCCTGA
- a CDS encoding LppP/LprE family lipoprotein: MSRRRVLVPAVLYLVAPPSLAASPGTPDAPQALGSAWVDTQPLASWNVSGAPLPKAPRGDGQSLRTGPCAKLTRKPTTASDRALVKAGWTLLGALQVYDTTEVITAAAEGDGQCRAMGYQVFVFVDGRFAGTLSPEPMSDRFDGALGDVRLVNAKSLTGQVRRYADEDPLCCPSRQASVDYEIRPGPKGPVVTATSATTKPTSSQ; this comes from the coding sequence ATGTCGCGACGTCGAGTGCTCGTCCCCGCCGTCCTGTACCTCGTGGCGCCGCCCTCCCTGGCCGCGTCGCCTGGGACACCCGACGCGCCCCAGGCCCTCGGCTCCGCCTGGGTGGACACCCAGCCCCTGGCCTCGTGGAACGTCTCGGGGGCCCCGCTGCCCAAGGCGCCTCGTGGCGATGGCCAGTCCCTGCGCACCGGCCCCTGCGCGAAGCTCACACGCAAGCCCACCACCGCGTCGGACCGGGCCCTGGTGAAGGCGGGCTGGACGCTCTTGGGCGCGCTGCAGGTCTACGACACGACGGAGGTCATCACCGCCGCGGCCGAGGGTGATGGCCAGTGCCGCGCCATGGGCTACCAGGTGTTCGTCTTCGTCGACGGCCGCTTCGCGGGCACGCTGTCCCCGGAGCCCATGTCGGACCGGTTCGACGGGGCGCTCGGGGACGTGCGGCTGGTGAACGCGAAGAGCCTGACGGGCCAGGTGCGCCGCTACGCCGACGAGGACCCCCTGTGCTGTCCGTCCCGACAGGCCTCCGTCGACTACGAAATCCGGCCCGGCCCCAAGGGGCCCGTGGTGACGGCGACCTCGGCCACCACGAAGCCGACATCCTCGCAGTGA
- a CDS encoding carbohydrate-binding family 9-like protein: protein MRTPSIVLFLTLSCFTAACRDEQAGPKPRTQRLPEPARARMLDAAPSDLTFRAGTTFAGGSVVYLGSKVTPANAAPGQQVQLAHYFQARTQPPQGYGFFVHVVDVASGGMVVNADHEIQDGAAPLASWPVGKVIEDVHVVPMPNAPARVMLGFWRGDERLAVDDASAQDGANRMLGPQLGGAAPELPEYVVRRAQTAPKLDGVLDDAVWKTATPVVLKGSFDGRAVRLRTEARLAYDDAYLYVAFDCEDPDVWGTLRKRDDPIYEQEVVEIFLDANADGRTYNELQVSPHNVQFDAYFPARRQGMDLSWDSGMTSAVKVRGTLDDASDKDEGWSVEMRIPFAKLAEVPRVPPQPGDTWRFNLYRLEHHGRKTVEGQAFSPLYVGDFHALPRFGRLTFQ, encoded by the coding sequence ATGCGCACTCCCTCCATCGTCCTCTTCCTGACCCTCTCGTGTTTCACGGCCGCGTGCCGCGATGAACAGGCGGGCCCCAAGCCACGCACGCAGCGTCTGCCGGAGCCCGCGCGCGCCCGCATGCTGGACGCCGCGCCCTCCGACCTGACCTTCCGCGCGGGCACGACGTTCGCCGGGGGCTCGGTGGTGTATCTGGGCTCGAAGGTGACGCCCGCGAACGCCGCTCCGGGCCAGCAGGTCCAGCTCGCGCACTACTTCCAGGCGCGCACCCAGCCGCCCCAGGGCTACGGCTTCTTCGTCCACGTGGTGGACGTGGCGAGCGGCGGCATGGTCGTCAACGCGGACCACGAAATCCAGGACGGCGCCGCGCCGTTGGCCTCGTGGCCGGTGGGCAAGGTCATCGAGGATGTCCACGTCGTGCCCATGCCCAACGCGCCCGCGCGGGTGATGCTGGGGTTCTGGCGCGGCGACGAGCGCCTGGCCGTGGATGACGCCTCCGCGCAGGACGGCGCGAACCGGATGCTCGGGCCCCAGCTCGGCGGCGCCGCGCCGGAGCTCCCCGAGTACGTCGTGCGTCGGGCGCAGACGGCGCCCAAGCTGGATGGGGTGCTCGATGACGCGGTCTGGAAGACGGCGACGCCGGTGGTGCTGAAGGGCAGCTTCGACGGGCGCGCGGTGCGGCTGCGCACCGAGGCGCGCCTGGCCTACGACGACGCGTACCTGTACGTGGCCTTCGACTGCGAGGACCCGGACGTGTGGGGCACGCTGCGCAAGCGCGACGACCCCATCTACGAGCAGGAGGTGGTGGAGATCTTCCTCGACGCCAACGCGGACGGGCGCACGTACAACGAGCTGCAGGTGTCGCCGCACAACGTCCAGTTCGACGCGTACTTCCCCGCGCGTCGGCAGGGCATGGACCTGTCGTGGGACTCGGGGATGACGTCCGCCGTGAAGGTGCGGGGCACGCTGGACGACGCCTCGGACAAGGACGAGGGCTGGTCCGTGGAGATGCGCATCCCCTTCGCGAAGCTCGCGGAGGTTCCCCGGGTGCCGCCCCAGCCCGGGGACACGTGGCGCTTCAACCTCTATCGGCTGGAGCACCACGGCCGGAAGACGGTGGAAGGCCAGGCCTTCTCGCCGCTCTACGTCGGTGACTTCCACGCGCTGCCACGTTTCGGGCGGCTGACGTTCCAGTGA
- a CDS encoding DNA internalization-related competence protein ComEC/Rec2 — translation MERYAWRDLGTRPLFFPSLSLLLGALWSPGTDGSAELFLVCGVLLGLCGLALARLPGAHLAVLGALWMAGAGLSHWEARVRVPASLQRGGEAVLEGEAERVDPVEGGTRVRLVVARAGPSEAALEPARFKVNLTLRGAPLELLPGQRLRARTRLSPDAPAANPGEKDFSSVRRRQGVAFTGSTSTERVLVLSRASTWRWTLEGTRERLAEHTHRVAPSRDSAALFLTLAAGRRAELDAEWEDAFSRAGLAHVLSVSGLHVAALALMTLAVLRRLLVRAGARWRMLDARRVAAPAAVPFVWAYVLFTGNQPPAVRSAVMATVVLLGLAWWKRADGLNGLSAAALVLGLWAPSSVEDLSLRLSFLAVFGLVVLVPALRLALPLTPADPREPRRWVRLWHQSREAMAQTLCASGAATLAGLPVVASAFGRVSLAGLLSNVVALPLCGLLTGLAAGGAALFVISPVVATPVLWAGAWASEALLWVTRVFAAMPLASVEVPSLGVWAAPYALGLLVWALGSGRWRHGLWLTPAALVATVLVPRLMPQPGLRVTFLAVGQGDAIVLSSRGHHALVDGGGAPNGADTGTRFVLPYLRHQGISALDLTVLSHPHPDHALGLISTLGHVPTARLWLPAGDEGGPLSRQVVRAAGSARVEEVEAGHPPLRLGDATVEVLGPPGPTERELLEGVNDRSVVLRVRHGDVTVLLPGDMEHDAEELLTEGLGPVTVMKAPHHGSRTSSTQALLERVRPRHVVFCVGRRNRFGFPHPEVEARYRALGSECWRTDIDGAVTVESDGREVRLVPHLTREPEPSTPRLAVGERHSHR, via the coding sequence GTGGAACGTTACGCTTGGCGCGACCTGGGGACGCGTCCCCTCTTTTTTCCTTCGTTGAGCCTGCTGCTAGGCGCTCTCTGGTCACCCGGAACGGATGGCTCGGCGGAGCTATTTCTGGTCTGCGGGGTTTTGCTGGGGCTGTGCGGCCTGGCGCTCGCCCGGCTGCCTGGTGCTCACCTGGCGGTGTTGGGGGCACTCTGGATGGCGGGAGCCGGCCTGTCGCACTGGGAGGCCCGGGTGCGGGTGCCCGCGTCCCTCCAGCGTGGTGGAGAGGCGGTGCTGGAGGGCGAGGCGGAGCGGGTGGACCCCGTGGAGGGCGGCACGCGCGTGAGGCTCGTGGTGGCCCGGGCGGGCCCCTCGGAGGCGGCGCTCGAGCCGGCCCGGTTCAAGGTGAACCTGACGTTGCGTGGAGCGCCCCTGGAGCTGCTGCCGGGTCAGCGGCTCCGCGCGCGGACGCGGCTCTCCCCGGACGCACCGGCGGCCAACCCGGGTGAGAAGGACTTCTCCTCGGTCCGGCGGCGACAGGGCGTGGCCTTCACCGGGTCCACGAGCACGGAGCGGGTGCTGGTGCTGTCGCGCGCGTCGACGTGGCGGTGGACGCTGGAGGGGACCCGAGAGCGGCTCGCGGAGCACACGCACCGGGTGGCGCCGTCGCGTGACTCGGCGGCCCTCTTCCTGACGTTGGCGGCGGGACGCCGGGCGGAGCTGGACGCCGAGTGGGAAGACGCCTTCTCACGCGCGGGCCTCGCGCACGTGCTCAGCGTGAGCGGCCTGCATGTCGCGGCGCTCGCGTTGATGACGCTCGCGGTGCTGCGGCGGTTGCTGGTGCGAGCGGGCGCGCGGTGGCGGATGTTGGATGCGCGTCGGGTGGCGGCCCCCGCGGCCGTGCCCTTCGTCTGGGCCTATGTCCTGTTCACCGGGAACCAGCCTCCGGCGGTGCGCTCGGCGGTGATGGCCACGGTGGTGCTGCTGGGGCTGGCGTGGTGGAAGCGCGCGGACGGGCTCAACGGACTCTCCGCCGCGGCGCTGGTGCTGGGCTTGTGGGCGCCCTCCAGCGTGGAGGACCTGTCGTTGCGGCTGTCGTTCCTGGCGGTCTTCGGACTGGTCGTGCTGGTGCCCGCGCTTCGGCTGGCGCTGCCCCTGACGCCCGCGGACCCTCGCGAGCCGCGCAGATGGGTGCGGCTGTGGCATCAGTCGCGTGAGGCCATGGCGCAGACGCTGTGCGCGAGCGGCGCGGCCACGCTCGCGGGGCTGCCCGTGGTGGCCTCGGCCTTCGGGCGGGTGAGCCTGGCGGGGCTCTTGTCGAATGTCGTCGCCCTGCCCCTCTGTGGCCTGCTCACGGGGCTGGCGGCGGGAGGCGCCGCGCTGTTCGTCATCTCGCCCGTGGTGGCCACGCCCGTGCTGTGGGCGGGCGCGTGGGCGTCGGAGGCCCTGTTGTGGGTGACACGCGTGTTCGCGGCCATGCCCCTGGCCTCGGTGGAGGTGCCGTCGCTCGGTGTCTGGGCCGCGCCGTATGCGCTGGGATTGCTGGTGTGGGCCCTGGGCTCGGGGCGGTGGAGACACGGCCTGTGGCTCACGCCCGCCGCGCTCGTCGCCACCGTGCTCGTGCCCCGACTGATGCCGCAGCCAGGCCTGCGCGTCACCTTCCTCGCCGTGGGGCAAGGCGACGCCATCGTGCTCAGCTCGCGGGGCCACCATGCGCTGGTGGACGGAGGCGGTGCGCCCAACGGCGCGGACACGGGCACGCGCTTCGTGCTGCCCTACCTGCGCCACCAGGGCATCTCCGCGTTGGATTTGACGGTGCTGTCCCATCCCCATCCGGACCATGCGCTGGGATTGATATCGACCTTGGGACACGTGCCCACCGCGCGCCTCTGGCTGCCCGCGGGTGACGAGGGAGGTCCCTTGTCACGGCAGGTGGTGAGGGCCGCGGGGAGCGCGCGTGTCGAAGAGGTGGAGGCGGGCCATCCACCGCTTCGCCTGGGAGACGCGACGGTGGAGGTGCTGGGGCCACCCGGCCCGACGGAGCGGGAGCTGCTGGAGGGCGTCAACGACCGCAGCGTGGTGCTGCGGGTGCGCCATGGCGACGTCACCGTGCTCCTGCCCGGCGACATGGAGCACGACGCGGAGGAGCTGCTGACGGAAGGCCTGGGCCCGGTGACGGTGATGAAGGCACCACACCACGGCTCCCGGACGTCCTCCACCCAGGCGCTGCTGGAGCGGGTGCGGCCCCGGCACGTGGTCTTCTGTGTCGGCCGGCGCAACCGCTTCGGCTTCCCCCATCCGGAGGTCGAGGCGCGCTACCGCGCCCTGGGCAGCGAGTGTTGGCGGACGGACATCGACGGCGCCGTCACCGTGGAGAGTGATGGGCGGGAAGTCCGGCTGGTCCCTCACCTGACGCGCGAGCCGGAGCCCTCCACGCCGCGACTTGCCGTGGGTGAGCGTCATTCCCATCGTTGA
- a CDS encoding CarD family transcriptional regulator — translation MQTSFKTGDKAVYPGQGVGEVMGIEHTEVAGQRQSFYVLRILENGMRIMIPINKVGSVGLREIISEEDVKQVYSILKEKDISVDSTTWNRRYREYMEKIKTGSVFEIAEVLRDLYLLKGDKDLSFGERKMLDTARSLLIKELSLAKDCSEEEIESDLKKIFNLA, via the coding sequence GTGCAGACCAGCTTCAAGACTGGTGACAAGGCGGTTTATCCGGGCCAGGGCGTCGGTGAGGTGATGGGTATCGAGCACACCGAAGTGGCCGGGCAGCGCCAGTCATTCTACGTCCTGCGCATCCTGGAGAACGGGATGCGGATCATGATCCCGATCAACAAGGTCGGATCGGTCGGCCTCCGGGAGATCATCAGCGAGGAGGATGTGAAGCAGGTCTATTCCATCCTCAAGGAGAAGGACATCTCGGTCGACTCCACCACCTGGAACCGTCGGTACCGGGAGTACATGGAGAAGATCAAGACGGGCTCCGTCTTCGAGATCGCCGAGGTGCTGCGTGACCTCTACCTCCTGAAGGGCGACAAGGACCTCTCGTTCGGCGAGCGCAAGATGCTCGATACCGCGCGCTCGCTGCTCATCAAGGAGCTGTCGCTCGCGAAGGACTGCTCCGAGGAAGAGATCGAGTCGGACCTGAAGAAGATCTTCAACCTGGCCTGA
- a CDS encoding FHA domain-containing protein, with translation MAPPNPKRPPRPPRPPGSQAPKEPEVELPFDDDEVAPLQADDPRPQRVPQYPAGPRKAPRQGSGKGRDKADRELSPKFDWGREYSNPGHPPAFLYVERGPGIGQLVPVQQGSLVLGRSSSSDLRLQHPSISRRHAQIIRTGDQFLLKDLGSQNGTFLNRVRVTGEVEVMSGDEITLGNALLRLRGPGGTPAAGLPAISQAMPPPVPHKRGLGPLGVGLVAAGVGSTVAALVTVLAVGLSSNRAVNPTEGATTNTGAATARGDTNTEPPLLVDPGNARAVTGRAPQEGAGGENAGTAKVERAASDEGSSAPRTGKVTSAPAGLSARDIARNGSRTGQQQDTGSGGSRTGEASDGQSASNTVAATGMSARDIASGASRGSPSGSTVASPTPSARDIASGASRGSSSGNTVASPTPSARDIASGAVRPSSPNADVEVTAFPEATASASDTKAPPAKPTGPVTETDVLRLYEANDLTGAMDLAKGGRLTTLHAQLVRFEAANAESRKALAKGDTARAISQLALAAQLDQELSKGWSRQGPQLRKQLSILYVRSGVDHVKAHDPSAARAAFQQALKYDSGNRSAIEGLRRLETTAESVP, from the coding sequence ATGGCTCCACCGAATCCCAAGCGCCCGCCCCGCCCTCCCCGCCCGCCGGGTTCGCAGGCGCCGAAGGAGCCCGAGGTGGAGCTGCCCTTCGACGACGACGAGGTCGCGCCCCTGCAGGCCGACGACCCGCGTCCCCAGCGCGTGCCCCAGTATCCGGCGGGTCCGCGCAAGGCGCCCCGGCAGGGCTCGGGCAAGGGTCGGGACAAGGCAGACCGGGAGCTGTCGCCCAAGTTCGACTGGGGGCGCGAGTACTCCAACCCCGGCCACCCGCCGGCCTTCCTGTACGTCGAGCGCGGCCCCGGAATCGGGCAGCTGGTGCCCGTGCAGCAGGGCTCGCTGGTGCTGGGGCGGTCCTCTTCGTCGGACCTGAGGCTGCAGCACCCGTCCATCAGCCGGCGGCACGCGCAGATCATCCGCACGGGAGACCAGTTCCTCCTGAAGGACCTGGGCAGCCAGAACGGCACCTTCCTCAACCGCGTCCGCGTCACGGGCGAGGTCGAGGTGATGTCGGGCGACGAAATCACCCTGGGCAACGCGCTGCTGCGGCTGCGCGGTCCGGGAGGCACGCCCGCCGCGGGCCTGCCCGCCATCTCCCAGGCCATGCCTCCGCCAGTGCCACACAAGCGAGGGTTGGGGCCGCTGGGCGTCGGGCTCGTCGCCGCGGGCGTGGGCTCCACCGTGGCCGCGCTGGTGACGGTGCTGGCCGTGGGGTTGAGCTCGAATCGCGCGGTGAATCCCACCGAGGGCGCGACGACGAACACGGGAGCGGCGACGGCGCGCGGCGACACGAATACCGAGCCGCCCCTGCTCGTGGACCCGGGCAACGCACGCGCCGTGACGGGGCGCGCGCCCCAGGAGGGTGCTGGCGGAGAGAACGCGGGGACAGCGAAGGTCGAGCGGGCTGCCTCGGATGAAGGTTCGAGCGCGCCGCGCACGGGGAAGGTCACCTCGGCGCCTGCTGGACTCAGCGCTCGCGACATCGCCCGGAATGGCAGCCGCACCGGTCAGCAGCAGGACACGGGCTCGGGTGGCTCACGGACCGGTGAGGCCTCGGATGGCCAGAGCGCATCGAACACGGTGGCAGCCACCGGAATGAGCGCGCGCGACATCGCCTCGGGAGCGAGCCGGGGTTCGCCGTCGGGCAGCACGGTTGCATCACCGACGCCGAGCGCGAGAGACATCGCCTCCGGTGCGAGCCGGGGTTCGTCGTCGGGCAACACCGTTGCCTCACCGACTCCGAGCGCCCGCGACATCGCCTCGGGCGCCGTCCGGCCGAGCAGCCCCAACGCGGACGTGGAGGTGACGGCCTTCCCCGAAGCCACCGCCTCGGCGTCGGATACCAAGGCGCCTCCCGCGAAGCCCACGGGCCCCGTGACGGAGACGGACGTCCTGCGCCTCTACGAGGCCAACGACCTGACTGGCGCGATGGACCTGGCCAAGGGCGGCCGACTCACCACGCTCCACGCCCAGCTCGTCCGCTTCGAGGCCGCCAACGCCGAGTCCCGCAAGGCGCTCGCGAAGGGCGACACGGCGCGCGCCATCTCCCAGCTCGCGCTCGCGGCGCAGCTCGACCAGGAGCTCTCCAAGGGCTGGAGCCGTCAGGGGCCGCAGCTGCGCAAGCAGCTCTCCATCCTGTACGTCCGCTCCGGCGTGGACCACGTGAAGGCCCACGACCCGAGCGCCGCGCGGGCCGCCTTCCAGCAGGCCCTCAAGTACGACTCGGGCAACCGCAGCGCCATCGAGGGCCTCAGGCGCCTCGAGACCACCGCCGAGTCAGTCCCCTGA